A stretch of the Teretinema zuelzerae genome encodes the following:
- a CDS encoding RelA/SpoT family protein produces the protein MTEYPESLFKDYPHFSPEESDQISRALEYLISVSSNMARPSGEAFSAHPVRVARILADLGMDGDTVAAALFHASAELPDFSPEILLSRFNPTVESLVSGSSRISGLNMKNKTLQQAESIRKMFFAMINDIRILMIRLADRLDKMRSLKNLPESEARVIAQETIEIWAPLANRLGISSIKDELEDLSLKALNREAFDQIKALVAAKKGERASFLQEAEETLVARARASGIEIAVQSRAKHFWSIYQKMKKRNKAADELYDLLAMRILCETVNDCYTMLGLVHTIWKPLDNRFKDYIAMPKPNGYRSLHTTVMGLEGRPLEIQIRTREMHDIAENGVASHWLYKKGTSNEIITENSLSVINQLKELTKSRFTDEDYLASIKTDILGDSIYVFTPKGDIMELPAGSTAIDFAYHVHTAVGEKIVGAKADGSIIPLSEPLKNTQVIEVITHPQAHPTQNQYANAHTAKARQKIRAWLAENDPGASFEKKEAEQEPAEQKHHHRGIRTHEPESSEEREFDAAVLNIRIGDTTNFMIKFAQCCKPVPPLPIVGYVSRGRGIIIHRKDCTNLGRIPEIKHRSIPVEWEVPPEEKPKKKK, from the coding sequence ATGACGGAATACCCTGAATCCCTGTTCAAGGACTACCCGCATTTTTCTCCAGAAGAGTCGGATCAAATTTCCCGAGCTCTCGAGTATCTTATTTCCGTCAGTTCCAACATGGCGCGCCCTTCCGGAGAAGCCTTCTCGGCGCATCCCGTCAGAGTCGCCCGCATTCTCGCTGATCTCGGAATGGACGGAGACACGGTAGCCGCCGCCCTCTTCCATGCATCCGCGGAGCTTCCCGATTTTTCCCCTGAAATTCTCCTGTCCCGGTTCAATCCGACCGTCGAATCCCTCGTCTCCGGATCTTCGCGCATATCCGGCCTTAACATGAAGAATAAAACGCTGCAGCAGGCTGAGTCGATCCGGAAAATGTTTTTCGCCATGATCAACGACATCAGAATCCTGATGATCCGCCTGGCGGACCGGCTCGACAAGATGAGATCGCTGAAAAACCTTCCCGAATCGGAGGCCCGCGTCATCGCGCAGGAGACCATCGAAATCTGGGCGCCTCTGGCGAACCGGCTGGGTATTTCCTCCATTAAGGATGAATTGGAAGATCTCAGCCTCAAAGCGCTCAATCGCGAAGCATTCGACCAGATAAAAGCCCTGGTCGCGGCTAAAAAGGGCGAACGCGCATCTTTCCTTCAGGAAGCTGAAGAAACCCTCGTCGCTCGCGCCCGCGCATCCGGAATCGAGATCGCCGTTCAATCGCGCGCAAAGCATTTCTGGTCCATTTACCAGAAAATGAAAAAACGGAACAAAGCGGCTGACGAATTGTACGACCTCCTGGCGATGAGGATTCTCTGCGAAACGGTTAACGACTGCTATACGATGCTCGGTCTTGTCCACACCATATGGAAACCCCTGGACAACAGATTCAAGGACTACATCGCCATGCCCAAGCCCAACGGCTATAGAAGCCTTCACACAACCGTAATGGGCTTGGAAGGCCGTCCGCTCGAGATACAGATCAGAACCCGGGAAATGCACGACATCGCGGAAAACGGAGTCGCCAGCCACTGGCTCTATAAGAAGGGAACGAGCAACGAAATAATCACAGAAAACAGCCTTTCCGTCATCAATCAACTGAAGGAGCTCACGAAATCGAGATTCACCGATGAAGACTATCTAGCCTCCATCAAGACCGATATCCTGGGCGACTCCATCTATGTGTTTACGCCGAAAGGCGACATCATGGAACTTCCGGCCGGCTCTACCGCGATCGACTTTGCCTATCATGTCCATACGGCAGTCGGCGAAAAAATCGTGGGAGCCAAAGCGGACGGGTCAATCATCCCGCTGTCGGAGCCGCTGAAAAACACCCAGGTGATCGAAGTAATCACGCACCCTCAGGCTCATCCGACTCAAAATCAATATGCGAACGCCCATACAGCGAAAGCCCGGCAAAAAATACGGGCCTGGCTCGCAGAGAACGATCCCGGCGCATCCTTCGAGAAAAAGGAAGCCGAACAGGAGCCGGCCGAACAGAAGCACCACCATCGCGGGATACGCACTCATGAGCCTGAAAGCTCGGAAGAAAGGGAATTCGACGCGGCCGTTCTGAATATCAGGATCGGCGACACCACGAACTTCATGATCAAATTCGCCCAGTGCTGCAAACCGGTCCCTCCGCTCCCCATCGTCGGCTATGTATCCCGCGGGAGAGGCATCATAATCCACCGGAAAGACTGCACGAACCTTGGCCGCATTCCGGAGATAAAGCACAGAAGCATCCCCGTGGAATGGGAAGTTCCTCCGGAAGAAAAGCCCAAAAAGAAAAAATAA
- a CDS encoding CBS domain-containing protein: protein MVVADVMTLNPRFIHPDMSVPEARSIMKKEKIGRLVVLDKSNKLVGIITERDIVNASPSVATTLDMYEMSHLLSRLKVEQVMKKNVITVDENEVVEEAARIMVDNNISALPVLKNGVLTGIVSDGDLYRLFIKMFGAYQEGVRITLLVPEERGELHKLASCITEKGGNIHALVICEGSDVTNKRCLIKVSDISKDALLEATKPYSIKVLDIR, encoded by the coding sequence ATGGTCGTCGCAGATGTTATGACTCTTAATCCGAGATTTATTCATCCGGATATGTCCGTTCCGGAAGCCCGCTCCATCATGAAAAAAGAAAAGATCGGGCGGCTTGTGGTTTTGGACAAATCCAACAAACTTGTCGGTATCATCACGGAAAGGGATATTGTCAATGCAAGCCCGTCGGTAGCGACAACCCTCGATATGTACGAGATGAGCCACCTCCTCTCCCGGTTGAAAGTTGAGCAGGTTATGAAAAAGAACGTCATAACCGTCGATGAAAACGAGGTGGTCGAAGAAGCCGCCCGCATAATGGTCGATAACAACATCAGCGCACTGCCGGTATTAAAAAACGGCGTTTTAACCGGCATCGTATCCGATGGAGACCTGTACAGGCTGTTCATAAAAATGTTCGGCGCGTATCAGGAGGGAGTGCGCATCACGCTTCTGGTCCCCGAAGAAAGAGGCGAGTTGCACAAGCTGGCTTCCTGCATTACCGAGAAGGGCGGAAACATTCATGCGCTGGTCATCTGCGAGGGCAGCGATGTTACGAACAAAAGGTGTTTGATAAAGGTTTCCGATATTTCCAAGGACGCGCTTTTGGAAGCGACGAAACCGTATTCGATAAAAGTTCTTGATATTCGATAA
- a CDS encoding ABC transporter ATP-binding protein, which translates to MALLTLNSIQTFYGNIQALRDISLTVEEGEIVTLIGANGAGKTTTLMSICGITPVRSGTIVLDGKDITRMAPNKIVELGIAQVPEGRRIFPQLTVTENLDMGAFLRSDKEGIRRDLEEVFELFPRLAERRHQQGGTLSGGEQQMLAISRALMMRPKILLLDEPSLGLAPIFVQHIFEIIGKINRERKTTVFLVEQNAYMALKIAHKGYVLQNGAIKLADTAENLLANEEVRKAYLGV; encoded by the coding sequence ATGGCATTGCTGACACTGAATTCGATTCAAACTTTTTACGGAAATATACAAGCGCTCAGAGATATCTCCCTTACCGTCGAAGAAGGAGAGATCGTAACCCTTATCGGCGCGAATGGAGCGGGTAAAACCACGACGTTGATGTCGATTTGCGGCATTACGCCGGTTCGTTCGGGAACCATCGTTCTGGACGGCAAGGACATAACCAGAATGGCTCCGAACAAGATCGTAGAGCTCGGCATAGCTCAGGTTCCCGAGGGCCGCCGCATCTTTCCGCAGCTTACCGTAACCGAAAATTTGGATATGGGAGCTTTCTTGCGTTCCGACAAAGAAGGCATTCGACGCGATCTTGAAGAGGTTTTCGAGCTTTTTCCCCGGCTTGCGGAACGGCGTCATCAGCAGGGGGGAACCCTTTCGGGGGGCGAACAGCAGATGCTCGCCATTTCCCGGGCTCTTATGATGCGTCCGAAGATTCTTCTTCTTGACGAGCCTTCTCTCGGTCTTGCGCCGATTTTTGTTCAGCATATTTTCGAAATAATCGGCAAGATAAACCGTGAACGAAAGACGACGGTATTTCTGGTCGAACAAAACGCCTACATGGCCTTGAAGATCGCTCATAAGGGATATGTTCTGCAGAACGGAGCGATAAAGCTCGCGGATACCGCTGAAAATCTTTTAGCGAACGAGGAAGTGCGGAAAGCATACCTCGGAGTCTGA
- a CDS encoding ABC transporter ATP-binding protein, with amino-acid sequence MNASERTILELNDISMVFGGLRAIDSASLSLKEGSITALIGPNGAGKTTIFNCITGVYKPTSGTVSIDPDGSGKKEIQGLKPNVINQKGLARTFQNIRLFSNMSVLENVMLARHNSLKAGVFQSIFRTPATRLEEEKVIHDSYEILRKMNLHSFVNDAARNLPYGAQRRLEIARALATEPFLLLLDEPVAGMNPQETKELEESIHKIRDGEGVSILLIEHDMSLVMNVSEKIYVLDYGRMIAEGVPEEIKSNPEVIKAYLGE; translated from the coding sequence ATGAATGCATCAGAACGCACAATTTTGGAGCTTAATGATATATCGATGGTGTTCGGCGGGCTACGCGCGATCGATTCCGCCTCTCTATCGCTCAAGGAAGGCTCGATAACCGCGCTGATCGGGCCTAACGGAGCGGGAAAAACGACGATTTTCAATTGCATAACCGGCGTGTACAAGCCGACTTCGGGCACCGTGAGCATCGATCCCGACGGAAGCGGAAAAAAAGAGATACAAGGCTTGAAGCCCAACGTAATCAATCAAAAAGGACTGGCTCGAACCTTTCAGAATATCCGACTTTTTTCGAATATGAGCGTTCTGGAGAATGTTATGCTCGCTCGTCATAATTCGCTAAAGGCGGGCGTGTTTCAATCCATTTTTAGAACTCCGGCGACTCGTCTCGAAGAAGAAAAGGTTATTCACGATAGTTATGAAATTCTCAGAAAGATGAATCTTCATTCTTTCGTAAACGACGCCGCAAGAAATCTCCCGTACGGAGCCCAGCGGCGGTTGGAGATCGCCCGGGCGCTCGCAACGGAACCGTTTCTCCTGCTATTGGACGAACCCGTCGCCGGCATGAATCCGCAGGAAACAAAAGAACTGGAAGAGAGCATTCATAAGATCAGGGACGGAGAAGGCGTTTCAATTCTATTGATTGAACACGATATGAGTCTTGTTATGAATGTATCCGAGAAAATATACGTGCTTGACTACGGCCGCATGATCGCCGAAGGCGTACCCGAAGAAATCAAGAGCAACCCTGAAGTAATCAAGGCGTACCTGGGAGAGTGA
- a CDS encoding branched-chain amino acid ABC transporter permease has translation MEIKKIALNLFDRVKISLWFVVLLFPLTVMKVSVTGGAATVKFRWVMVPIVGVAAFVLSWIWTRALVWNERRGQKPDDSSISYRVKKIVSPLWEKKTVRFSGLAAVMLFVVLYPHLFGMYHTNIMITALIYVILALGLNIHVGMGGLLNLGYAAFFAVGAYTYGLLWKYAGSVFAAAGINAGWLFWIALPLAGIFATIFGVLVSLPVLRLRGDYLAIITLAFGEIVRMFIQNSGDLTGGASGISLIPRPWFFNMKLKPGAAAVYIYYITVALVALSILVARRIEDSRTGRALEAMREDEIACEAMGIDLVRNKLITFALGAFWAGIAGVLLAAQTTFINPDSFTLWESIMILMAVVIGGTGSIPGAIVGALLLKLLPEYFRALSQYRMLIYGVAMIVIIIFKPDGLLPRNRKKYAFRTTGEGNQ, from the coding sequence ATGGAAATAAAGAAAATTGCGTTAAATCTGTTCGACCGCGTCAAAATATCTCTTTGGTTCGTTGTTTTGCTATTCCCTCTGACCGTGATGAAGGTCTCCGTTACCGGCGGCGCCGCGACGGTTAAATTCCGATGGGTAATGGTGCCCATCGTAGGAGTCGCTGCTTTTGTCTTATCGTGGATTTGGACGCGCGCTCTCGTGTGGAACGAACGCCGCGGACAAAAACCCGATGATTCATCGATCTCATACCGCGTAAAAAAAATCGTATCTCCTTTGTGGGAAAAGAAGACAGTCCGCTTCAGCGGGTTGGCCGCGGTGATGCTGTTCGTTGTTTTGTATCCGCATTTGTTCGGCATGTATCATACGAACATCATGATAACCGCTCTGATATACGTAATTCTCGCGCTTGGATTGAACATTCACGTAGGAATGGGCGGATTGCTCAATTTAGGGTACGCGGCTTTTTTCGCGGTGGGCGCGTATACGTACGGTTTGCTATGGAAATACGCGGGTTCGGTGTTCGCCGCCGCCGGTATTAATGCCGGCTGGTTGTTCTGGATCGCGCTTCCCCTGGCCGGAATTTTCGCGACCATATTCGGAGTGCTGGTAAGCCTCCCGGTGCTGAGGCTCCGCGGTGATTATCTGGCGATCATTACGCTCGCCTTCGGAGAAATCGTCCGCATGTTCATCCAGAATTCAGGAGACCTTACCGGAGGAGCGTCGGGAATCAGTCTGATCCCGCGTCCCTGGTTCTTTAATATGAAGCTGAAGCCAGGCGCCGCCGCGGTGTATATCTACTATATAACAGTCGCCCTGGTAGCTTTGTCGATACTGGTAGCAAGAAGAATCGAGGATTCAAGAACCGGACGCGCCCTGGAAGCCATGAGGGAAGATGAAATCGCATGCGAGGCTATGGGCATCGATCTGGTGCGCAATAAGCTGATTACCTTCGCGCTCGGCGCTTTCTGGGCGGGAATAGCCGGCGTTTTGCTCGCCGCTCAAACGACTTTCATCAATCCGGACAGCTTCACCCTGTGGGAATCCATAATGATCCTGATGGCTGTAGTAATCGGCGGCACCGGATCTATTCCCGGAGCGATCGTCGGAGCCCTTCTCCTGAAGCTTTTGCCTGAATATTTCCGCGCGCTTTCCCAGTATCGCATGCTCATTTACGGGGTAGCGATGATCGTTATAATTATTTTCAAGCCTGACGGGCTGCTACCGAGAAACCGTAAAAAATACGCCTTCCGGACGACGGGGGAGGGAAATCAATAA
- a CDS encoding branched-chain amino acid ABC transporter permease, protein MEYFLKLFLSGTAKGSIYALMALGYTMVYGIVQLINFAHGEVYMIGGFTALIVGGFLYSAGFPIYLVLLISVVVSVFFSAAFGVTIEKIAYLPLRNKPRLSALISAIGISTILQNFVLLSQTEKYLSFPSYLPELEFLAPVKGYINSTQFIILVTTTVVMLLLVFIIKFTKIGKAMRATAQDKDMAQLLGVNINQVISVTFIIGSALAAVGGVLICSYMGQINYYIGFVAGIKSFVAAVLGGIGSIPGAVLGSFILGWTESLGTGYISSDYEDAFAFVILIVILVIKPAGILGKNIKQKV, encoded by the coding sequence ATGGAATATTTTCTTAAGCTGTTTCTAAGCGGTACTGCCAAGGGCAGCATATATGCCTTGATGGCTCTCGGATACACAATGGTGTACGGTATAGTGCAGCTCATCAATTTTGCCCACGGCGAAGTCTATATGATCGGCGGCTTTACCGCTCTCATCGTCGGCGGATTTTTATACAGCGCCGGTTTTCCGATATATCTCGTGTTGCTTATTTCCGTAGTCGTGTCGGTATTCTTTTCAGCTGCTTTCGGCGTTACCATAGAGAAGATCGCCTATCTCCCGCTTCGGAACAAGCCTCGCCTGTCGGCGCTGATAAGCGCTATCGGTATTTCAACCATTCTCCAAAATTTTGTGCTGTTGAGCCAGACTGAAAAATATCTTTCATTTCCTTCATATCTGCCGGAATTGGAGTTTCTTGCTCCGGTGAAGGGGTACATCAATTCGACTCAATTCATCATCCTGGTTACCACAACCGTGGTGATGTTGTTATTGGTTTTCATCATTAAGTTTACAAAAATCGGCAAGGCCATGCGGGCGACGGCTCAGGATAAAGACATGGCGCAATTGTTAGGCGTAAACATCAATCAGGTTATTTCCGTCACCTTCATCATAGGATCAGCTCTGGCAGCGGTAGGCGGAGTATTGATTTGCTCATATATGGGACAGATCAACTACTACATCGGCTTTGTCGCCGGCATCAAGTCTTTTGTGGCTGCCGTTCTCGGCGGAATCGGGAGCATACCCGGAGCCGTTCTGGGAAGCTTCATCCTCGGATGGACTGAAAGCCTTGGAACAGGCTACATCTCCAGCGATTATGAAGACGCGTTCGCCTTCGTAATCCTGATCGTAATTCTGGTCATTAAGCCCGCCGGAATTCTCGGAAAAAATATAAAGCAGAAGGTTTGA
- a CDS encoding branched-chain amino acid ABC transporter substrate-binding protein yields the protein MKVRHVVLAVFAASAVLLAGGCANKDSKVIKIGVAGAHSGDLASYGLPTVNAAKLVAEEYNAKGGIRGKKIELVIVDDQCKPELATNAASKLVSDKVVAVIGHICSGATKSALGIYKDSELVCISPSATNPPLTQSGEYPNFFRTIAPDDAQAKLAVGFIKDTLKLTKLAVLHDKGDYGKGFADLVKAFAEETGIEIVLFEGVNPGAPDYSAVVNKIGNAGIEGVVWGGYHPEASKLVQQMREKGITVPFVSCDGIKDNTFIEVAGKYAEGVYATGPMDTSALPVAVKAITSHKDAYGEEPGAFFKEAYAATQALLNAIDKAGSEKYEDITAALRSNYVDTSLGNISFDERGDVIGFGFSVFQVQSGKYVELK from the coding sequence ATGAAAGTTCGTCATGTAGTTTTGGCGGTTTTCGCGGCGTCGGCAGTTTTGCTGGCGGGCGGATGCGCTAACAAGGATTCGAAAGTAATCAAAATCGGCGTCGCCGGAGCCCATTCCGGAGACCTCGCATCCTACGGTCTTCCGACCGTCAACGCCGCAAAGCTTGTTGCCGAAGAGTACAATGCCAAAGGCGGCATCAGAGGCAAGAAAATCGAGCTCGTGATCGTTGATGATCAGTGCAAGCCCGAACTCGCGACCAATGCCGCTTCCAAGCTTGTGAGCGACAAAGTCGTTGCGGTAATCGGCCACATCTGCTCAGGCGCCACCAAGAGCGCACTCGGAATCTACAAAGATTCAGAACTCGTTTGCATCTCTCCCTCCGCGACGAATCCGCCTCTTACCCAGAGCGGCGAATATCCCAACTTCTTCCGCACTATCGCTCCGGACGATGCGCAGGCAAAGCTTGCCGTCGGATTCATTAAGGATACGCTCAAGCTTACCAAGCTCGCCGTTCTGCACGACAAGGGCGATTACGGCAAAGGATTCGCGGATCTCGTAAAGGCATTCGCCGAAGAAACCGGAATTGAAATCGTTCTTTTCGAAGGCGTTAATCCCGGAGCTCCCGACTATTCCGCTGTCGTGAATAAAATCGGCAATGCAGGAATCGAAGGCGTCGTTTGGGGCGGATACCACCCCGAAGCTTCTAAGCTCGTTCAGCAGATGAGAGAAAAGGGAATTACCGTTCCGTTCGTTTCCTGCGACGGAATCAAAGACAATACGTTCATTGAAGTCGCCGGAAAATACGCCGAGGGCGTGTACGCGACCGGACCCATGGACACCTCCGCTCTCCCCGTTGCCGTGAAGGCGATTACTTCACATAAAGACGCGTACGGCGAAGAACCCGGCGCCTTCTTCAAGGAAGCGTATGCCGCCACTCAGGCACTTCTGAACGCTATCGACAAAGCCGGATCAGAGAAGTATGAGGATATCACAGCCGCTCTGCGCTCGAACTATGTCGACACTTCGTTGGGCAACATCAGCTTCGACGAACGCGGCGACGTTATCGGCTTCGGCTTCTCTGTATTCCAGGTACAGAGCGGAAAGTATGTAGAGCTGAAATAA
- the rplQ gene encoding 50S ribosomal protein L17 yields MKHKNGFNPLSRNASHRRAMHSNMVTSLFRYERVTTTQPKALEVRRTAEKLITRAKVDTVHNRRQVARIIHDEAVLAKLFTDIGPRMKDRAGGYTRVLKLGFREGDAAEVAILELVDFQLVTEDKAEKKPKKDAEKPAAEKKPAADKKAAAPKKAPAKKADGEKKPAAKKAKAAEGAEE; encoded by the coding sequence ATGAAGCATAAAAACGGCTTTAATCCGCTTTCACGCAATGCGTCTCATCGCCGTGCCATGCACAGCAATATGGTGACGTCTTTGTTCAGGTACGAGCGAGTAACAACTACTCAGCCGAAAGCTTTGGAAGTACGAAGAACCGCTGAGAAGCTTATCACCCGCGCTAAGGTTGATACAGTTCACAATCGCCGCCAGGTAGCGCGCATCATTCATGATGAAGCCGTGCTTGCGAAGCTTTTTACAGATATCGGACCCCGCATGAAAGATCGTGCCGGCGGATACACCCGTGTTCTGAAGTTGGGCTTCCGCGAGGGCGATGCCGCCGAAGTAGCGATCCTTGAATTGGTCGATTTTCAGTTGGTAACTGAAGATAAAGCCGAGAAGAAGCCTAAGAAAGACGCGGAAAAACCAGCCGCTGAAAAGAAGCCTGCAGCCGATAAGAAAGCTGCGGCTCCTAAAAAAGCACCTGCTAAGAAAGCTGACGGTGAAAAGAAGCCTGCGGCGAAGAAAGCAAAGGCTGCTGAAGGCGCTGAGGAGTAA
- a CDS encoding DNA-directed RNA polymerase subunit alpha — protein sequence MARKNLLKGFKKPKGITFEQDESRSDYGKFVASPFETGFGTTVGNTLRRVLLSSIQGYAISAVKITSYDADGVPHGISSEFETIPNVVEDTLEVLNNLKQIRLRLPEDVEQDTFLFEFKGPVSVKSDMFSRDTQLEILSKPFHIFEMMEGGKVEIEVQVDFSRGYVPAEVNEKYIEVVGTIPMDAIYSPVTKVKYAIEPCRVGQRNDYDKLILEIWTDGTISPENALAEAAKIAKDHFTTFVNFNENEIGKDDDFDEEDERVRQLLNTPVEELELSVRSSNCLKNANIRTIGELTKKTEDDIAKTRNFGKKSLQEIREKLLEWNLGLGMTDYSHLKNSIKLPKQKEESDEA from the coding sequence ATGGCCCGCAAAAATCTGCTAAAAGGATTCAAAAAGCCTAAGGGTATTACCTTCGAGCAAGATGAATCAAGATCTGATTACGGAAAATTTGTGGCTTCTCCCTTCGAGACCGGTTTTGGAACTACTGTCGGAAATACGCTTCGTCGCGTCCTTCTTTCTTCCATCCAGGGATACGCAATCTCCGCAGTGAAGATTACATCCTATGATGCTGATGGGGTGCCTCATGGTATTTCCAGCGAGTTTGAGACGATTCCGAATGTTGTAGAAGATACCTTGGAAGTCCTGAATAATCTTAAACAGATTCGTTTGCGGCTTCCGGAAGATGTAGAACAGGATACTTTTCTGTTTGAATTCAAGGGACCCGTTTCAGTTAAGAGCGATATGTTCTCCCGTGACACTCAGTTGGAGATCCTAAGCAAGCCGTTCCACATTTTTGAAATGATGGAAGGCGGCAAGGTCGAGATTGAGGTTCAGGTAGATTTCAGCAGGGGCTATGTTCCTGCCGAAGTTAACGAGAAATACATCGAGGTTGTCGGAACCATTCCTATGGACGCGATCTACAGCCCGGTAACCAAGGTGAAGTACGCCATTGAACCGTGCCGTGTCGGACAGCGGAACGATTACGACAAGCTTATCCTTGAAATCTGGACAGACGGGACAATATCCCCTGAAAACGCTCTTGCTGAAGCGGCGAAGATTGCAAAAGATCATTTTACAACCTTTGTCAACTTCAACGAGAATGAGATCGGAAAGGATGACGATTTTGATGAAGAGGACGAACGCGTTCGTCAGCTTCTCAATACTCCGGTTGAAGAACTTGAGTTATCCGTTCGTTCGTCGAACTGCCTCAAAAACGCAAATATCAGGACGATTGGTGAATTAACCAAGAAAACTGAAGACGACATTGCCAAGACAAGAAACTTCGGCAAAAAGAGTCTGCAGGAAATTCGCGAAAAGCTTCTCGAATGGAATCTTGGTTTAGGCATGACCGATTACAGTCACCTTAAGAATTCTATCAAGTTGCCCAAGCAGAAGGAAGAATCAGATGAAGCATAA
- the rpsD gene encoding 30S ribosomal protein S4: protein MARYTGPLCRLCRAEQKKLFLKGDRCKSDKCPINKKRAIPGKDPKARTGKRSDYGVQLREKQRIKRMYGMLEKQFRLFFERALRMPGVTGENLIGLLERRLDNVVFRMHLAANRNQARQIVGHGHILVNGKPVNIPSYLVKPGDVVEVKESSKKLNVIKDSLKEVSKSGSYSWISIDVDALKGTFVSIPHRADVTDLADIKEQLVVELYSK from the coding sequence ATGGCTAGATATACAGGACCCCTTTGCAGACTTTGTCGCGCTGAACAGAAGAAACTCTTCCTTAAAGGCGATCGCTGCAAATCCGACAAGTGTCCTATCAATAAGAAGCGCGCAATTCCCGGCAAGGATCCCAAGGCCCGCACCGGAAAGCGCTCTGACTATGGCGTTCAGCTCCGTGAAAAGCAGAGAATCAAGAGAATGTACGGAATGCTCGAAAAGCAATTCCGCCTTTTCTTTGAACGTGCTCTTCGCATGCCCGGCGTAACCGGTGAAAACCTTATCGGTTTACTCGAGCGCAGACTCGATAATGTCGTGTTCCGCATGCATTTAGCGGCGAACCGCAATCAAGCCCGCCAGATCGTCGGTCATGGACACATTCTGGTTAATGGCAAGCCGGTGAATATCCCCAGCTACCTTGTGAAGCCTGGTGATGTGGTCGAGGTTAAGGAAAGCAGCAAAAAACTCAATGTAATCAAGGATTCATTAAAGGAAGTCTCCAAATCCGGTTCATACTCATGGATCAGTATTGATGTTGACGCCCTTAAGGGTACTTTTGTTTCCATTCCTCATCGCGCCGATGTTACTGACTTGGCCGACATTAAAGAGCAGCTCGTAGTCGAGCTCTATTCTAAGTAA
- the rpsK gene encoding 30S ribosomal protein S11 — MATVKKRKEKKSVYEGNVYIQATFNNTIVTITDLMGNALSWASSGQLGFNGAKKSTPFAAQSVAETAVQKALTYGLREVHVFVKGPGVGRESAVRSLGALGLKVKSISDVTPIPHNGCRPRKTRRI, encoded by the coding sequence GTGGCAACCGTAAAAAAACGGAAAGAAAAGAAGAGCGTATACGAAGGAAATGTATACATCCAGGCGACGTTCAACAACACGATCGTAACTATTACTGACTTGATGGGAAATGCCCTTTCATGGGCGTCTTCCGGTCAGCTTGGATTCAACGGAGCAAAGAAATCAACTCCCTTCGCCGCTCAGAGTGTCGCGGAAACCGCAGTTCAGAAGGCTCTTACATATGGCCTTCGCGAAGTGCATGTTTTCGTAAAGGGTCCCGGCGTCGGCCGCGAATCTGCAGTTCGCTCCCTTGGAGCGCTTGGTTTGAAGGTAAAGTCCATCAGCGACGTTACCCCCATTCCTCACAACGGCTGCCGTCCCCGCAAGACTCGGCGAATCTGA
- the rpsM gene encoding 30S ribosomal protein S13, which yields MARIAGVDLPNKHVNIALTYIYGIGRASADDICKKAKIDSMRQINDLSQDELKQITTVIDAEYKVEGRLRTEIGLNIKRLMDIGCYRGLRHRKGLPVRGQRTKTNSRTRKGKKKTVAGKKK from the coding sequence ATGGCACGTATCGCGGGAGTTGACCTCCCTAACAAGCATGTTAACATTGCGTTGACTTATATCTATGGAATCGGTCGCGCCTCCGCTGACGATATCTGTAAAAAGGCCAAAATTGATTCCATGCGCCAGATCAACGATCTGAGCCAGGATGAGCTCAAGCAGATCACCACCGTGATCGATGCTGAGTACAAGGTCGAAGGACGCTTGAGAACCGAAATCGGTCTCAATATCAAGCGTCTGATGGATATCGGCTGCTACCGGGGCCTCCGGCACAGAAAGGGTCTTCCTGTTCGCGGACAGCGCACAAAGACCAATTCTCGCACGCGCAAGGGTAAGAAAAAGACCGTTGCCGGCAAGAAGAAGTAA
- the rpmJ gene encoding 50S ribosomal protein L36, which produces MKVRTSVKPICDKCKVIRRRGIVRIICTNPKHKQRQG; this is translated from the coding sequence ATGAAGGTAAGAACGAGCGTAAAGCCCATATGCGATAAGTGCAAAGTCATCCGCCGACGTGGAATCGTTCGGATAATCTGCACCAATCCCAAGCACAAACAGCGCCAGGGCTGA